The following are from one region of the Candidatus Methylomirabilis tolerans genome:
- a CDS encoding PASTA domain-containing protein yields MRLFRLLRKGLAAALILTTVALVTGVITMWLAAEKDKVQLPRVIGMDSTAALELLRKQGLQPKVSGREYSETIQQDAIIFQRPASGSWVQKNSKVRLVVSQGSDAVVLPNLTGLPLPEVQQLLQRYGFTLGRVVRVHSSERPNGEVIAQDPEAGALVRRGSPVAILLSLGSLEEPAPVLMPPTLSSLKSPGFTNRIRAIVKTEVIARKGRETLITRASYRDPTEKSGAPTEKRPVALRGAASVLVGAGDIASCVSDGDDATANLLDAIDGVVFTLGDNAYVAGTPVEFAACYDPSWGRHKSRTRPAPGNHDYHTRGAFGYFDYFGDAAGDPDKGYYSYDLGSWHIIVLNSNCAKIGGCGPGSPQEQWLRADLVAHPATCTLAYWHHPRFSSGRHGGDAALEAFWQALYEHDADVVLAGHDHVYERFAPQTPDGKPDPIHGIRQFVVGTGGDRHHTFAGPVIANSEVRNGETFGVLKLTLQPASYEWQFIPVAGQKFTDSGTGRCH; encoded by the coding sequence ATGAGACTTTTCCGGCTGCTGCGTAAAGGGCTCGCGGCGGCCCTCATCCTCACCACTGTGGCTCTCGTGACCGGCGTCATCACGATGTGGCTTGCGGCAGAGAAGGACAAGGTGCAGCTTCCGCGAGTCATCGGGATGGACTCTACGGCGGCGCTTGAGTTGCTGCGTAAGCAGGGCCTTCAGCCGAAGGTAAGCGGCCGGGAGTATAGTGAAACGATCCAGCAAGATGCCATCATATTCCAACGGCCAGCCAGTGGCTCATGGGTACAAAAGAATAGCAAAGTTCGCTTAGTGGTCAGTCAAGGGAGCGACGCGGTCGTACTCCCGAATCTCACCGGACTGCCTCTACCGGAAGTCCAGCAACTCCTCCAGCGATATGGTTTCACCCTTGGCCGGGTGGTGCGGGTCCACTCGTCGGAGCGCCCGAATGGGGAGGTGATCGCCCAGGATCCCGAGGCCGGCGCTCTTGTCCGGAGGGGGAGCCCGGTTGCCATACTGCTCAGTCTTGGCTCGCTCGAGGAACCGGCCCCTGTACTCATGCCGCCTACCTTGAGTTCGCTCAAATCGCCAGGATTCACGAACCGAATCCGCGCGATTGTCAAGACCGAGGTTATCGCGAGGAAGGGGCGCGAGACGCTCATTACTCGTGCGTCGTATCGGGACCCTACCGAAAAATCGGGAGCGCCGACGGAGAAACGCCCCGTAGCGTTGCGAGGGGCCGCCAGCGTATTGGTCGGGGCAGGTGACATTGCCTCGTGTGTCAGTGACGGCGACGACGCTACCGCCAACTTGCTGGACGCGATCGACGGTGTGGTCTTCACCCTCGGGGATAATGCGTACGTAGCGGGTACTCCCGTCGAGTTCGCTGCCTGTTACGATCCGAGTTGGGGACGCCACAAATCACGCACCCGTCCCGCTCCCGGTAATCACGACTATCATACGCGGGGAGCGTTCGGCTACTTCGACTACTTTGGCGATGCGGCCGGAGATCCCGACAAGGGCTACTACAGTTACGATCTTGGTTCCTGGCACATCATCGTACTGAACTCAAACTGTGCAAAGATCGGCGGGTGCGGTCCGGGTTCGCCCCAGGAGCAGTGGCTTCGCGCGGATCTTGTCGCCCACCCGGCGACGTGTACCCTTGCCTACTGGCACCATCCGCGCTTCAGCTCAGGCCGTCATGGCGGCGACGCGGCCCTCGAAGCCTTCTGGCAGGCACTGTACGAACATGACGCGGACGTCGTGTTGGCCGGACACGACCACGTGTACGAGCGATTTGCGCCACAGACGCCGGATGGTAAGCCCGATCCGATACACGGTATCCGACAATTTGTGGTGGGTACTGGAGGGGATCGTCATCATACATTTGCCGGCCCGGTCATCGCGAACAGCGAAGTACGCAACGGCGAGACGTTCGGCGTCTTGAAGTTGACGCTGCAACCGGCGAGCTACGAGTGGCAGTTCATTCCGGTCGCAGGGCAGAAGTTCACGGATTCCGGCACGGGGCGGTGCCATTAG